A genome region from Microbacterium terricola includes the following:
- a CDS encoding ABC transporter substrate-binding protein, with protein sequence MKKPLARRGLGLGLAIAVGLSLAGCAASTSGGGTVEGGGEYDGPKVEITFWNGWTGGAAPVIVPKLVDEFNAEHDNIVVKNVPQEWADIASKMPLAIKAGKGPDVAVLHGDDLATYAAQKLLLKADGIVDGLGYSADDFPQGVFDKGNYNDAQYAVPWSVTPLGLFVNKEVMAKGGVTDIPTDQAGYLDALAALKDADVAGEWVDGYVFTGTFEFQSLLWQFGGELYNDDVTEATFNSDAGVKALTWMNDLIEKGYSPKNVAQDGNIKALLAGDTAFNWNGVWQTTNTAFEGLDWAAAPVPQIGTEKAVWSSSTHWVFPANKGQNEDETAAAATFVKWMNDNSAGWAETGELPAANTVREDPALLEKYPNLKPFMDELEYAHYETVAPGINEANALITTALNEALTGKKSPKEALDDAKAKADQILKQNQAKYGG encoded by the coding sequence ATGAAGAAGCCACTCGCGCGCCGGGGGCTCGGCCTGGGTCTGGCCATCGCGGTCGGCCTGTCGCTGGCCGGCTGCGCAGCATCCACCTCAGGCGGCGGCACCGTCGAGGGCGGCGGAGAGTACGACGGGCCGAAGGTGGAGATCACCTTCTGGAACGGCTGGACCGGAGGAGCCGCGCCGGTGATCGTGCCGAAGCTCGTCGACGAGTTCAACGCCGAGCACGACAACATCGTCGTCAAGAACGTGCCCCAGGAGTGGGCCGACATCGCGTCGAAGATGCCGCTGGCCATCAAGGCGGGCAAGGGGCCGGACGTGGCAGTGCTGCACGGCGACGACCTGGCCACCTACGCCGCGCAGAAGCTGCTGCTGAAGGCGGACGGCATCGTCGACGGGCTCGGCTACAGCGCGGACGACTTCCCGCAGGGCGTCTTCGACAAGGGCAACTACAACGACGCCCAGTACGCGGTGCCGTGGAGCGTCACCCCGCTCGGCCTCTTCGTCAACAAGGAGGTCATGGCCAAGGGCGGTGTCACCGACATCCCCACCGACCAGGCGGGCTACCTCGACGCCCTTGCGGCGCTCAAGGACGCTGATGTCGCCGGCGAATGGGTCGACGGCTACGTGTTCACCGGCACGTTCGAGTTCCAGAGCCTGCTCTGGCAGTTCGGCGGCGAGCTCTACAACGACGACGTCACTGAGGCGACGTTCAACTCCGACGCCGGCGTGAAGGCGCTCACCTGGATGAACGACCTGATCGAGAAGGGCTACAGCCCGAAGAACGTCGCGCAGGACGGCAACATCAAGGCGCTGCTGGCCGGCGACACGGCGTTCAACTGGAACGGCGTCTGGCAGACCACGAACACGGCGTTCGAGGGCCTCGACTGGGCGGCGGCACCGGTGCCGCAGATCGGCACCGAGAAGGCCGTGTGGTCGAGCTCGACGCACTGGGTCTTCCCGGCGAACAAGGGTCAGAACGAGGACGAGACCGCAGCGGCCGCGACCTTCGTCAAGTGGATGAACGACAACTCCGCCGGCTGGGCGGAGACCGGTGAGCTGCCCGCAGCCAACACCGTCCGCGAAGACCCCGCGCTGCTGGAGAAGTACCCGAACCTCAAGCCCTTCATGGATGAGCTCGAGTACGCGCACTACGAGACGGTCGCCCCCGGCATCAACGAGGCGAACGCGCTCATCACGACCGCGCTGAACGAGGCTCTGACGGGCAAGAAGTCGCCGAAGGAGGCGCTGGACGACGCCAAGGCGAAGGCAGATCAGATCCTGAAGCAGAACCAGGCAAAATACGGTGGCTGA